In the Fusarium oxysporum f. sp. lycopersici 4287 chromosome 9, whole genome shotgun sequence genome, one interval contains:
- a CDS encoding alcohol dehydrogenase, giving the protein MVKHLPFAEITVPSPGFGAMGISHGLGNNLTLEQAEPVLLKALELGCTFWDTAVVYKAGVNEQLLGDFIRKHQVRDRIFIASKCGIDCFGDGSLTNSASHIKSYIEGTIERLGFTPDLYYLHRIDPKTPLEESISTLDELRKQGKTKYIGISECSAATLRKANSIAKIDALQAEYSAFETLHETDGLIDAARELDIAYVAYSPLGHGWLVDDFPYQSPDDFAENDFRRGSPKFQGENFYHNKKIVEEIKKLAARKKVKVTQIALAWVAAQGFIAIPGTTKPERLEENWASRDIELDDQEKGELRRIIDSAKPKGNRYGPAHQAMVGH; this is encoded by the exons ATGGTTAAACATCTCCCTTTCGCTGAAATCACAGTACCTTCACCTGGCTTTGGTGCCATGGGCATTAGCCATGGCTTGGGTAATAATTTAACACTTGAGCAAGCCGAGCCAGTGCTTTTGAAAGCCCTTGAACTCGGCTGCACTTTCTGGGACACTGCC GTTGTCTACAAAGCTGGCGTAAACGAACAGCTCTTGGGAGACTTCATCAGGAAACATCAAGTTCGCGATAGGATATTCA TTGCCTCTAAATGTGGTATCGATTGCTTTGGCGACGGCTCTCTCACCAACTCCGCGTCCCACATCAAGTCATACATTGAGGGCACGATTGAGAGACTCGGGTTCACTCCTGACCTCTACTACCTCCACCGCATCGATCCCA AGACCCCTCTGGAGGAATCGATTAGCACTCTTGACGAACTTCGGAAGCAGGGCAAGACCAAGTATATCGGAATCTCAGAGTGTTCTGCCGCAACACTTCGAAAAGCCAATTCTA TTGCGAAGATTGATGCGTTGCAAGCTGAATATTCAGCATTTGAAACGTTGCATGAAACCGACGGCCTCATTGATGCTGCAAGAGAACTAGACATTGCCTACGTAGCTTATAGTCCCCTTGGCCATGGGTGGTTGGTAGATGACTTCCCATACCAGAGCCCGGATGACTTCGCAGAGAATGACTTCCGGCGTGGTT CACCCAAGTTCCAGGGCGAGAACTTCTATCACAATAAGAAGATCgtcgaggagatcaagaagcttgcaGCCCGAAAAAAAGTCAAAGTGACACAGATTGCACTTGCATGGGTTGCAGCTCAGGGCTTCATTGCCATTCCGGGGACAACAAAACCTGAGCGACTGGAAGAGAACTGGGCATCACGAGATATTGAGCTTGACGACC